The Pseudomonadota bacterium genome includes a region encoding these proteins:
- a CDS encoding DMT family transporter gives MWFRVGEFFSVACAACWALAVVLFRRSGETLPAFELNLFKNLLATALMVPTILLVEGGGGPGYSPLQWLVVILSGVVGIAVADTWYLRALNLMGASRTGVVASLYSPFVILLSIGFLGERLVWWQYFGFVLVLGGILLVTWRQNRRDVSLQAIQLGVSFGAGAVLLMAIGIVMVKPVLETQSFTWTMGVRLAAGSVGMLLFLRLTRGGKRSLMHYRSSQPWLTIVIGSLLGSYVSMMLWLAGYKLTQASVAAVLNETAAAFIVLFAWLFLDEEMSPRRMAGIVLTFLGVAVMVGR, from the coding sequence TTGTGGTTTCGCGTGGGTGAGTTCTTTTCGGTGGCCTGCGCGGCCTGCTGGGCGCTGGCGGTTGTCCTGTTCCGGCGTTCCGGCGAAACCCTGCCGGCCTTCGAGCTGAACCTGTTCAAGAATCTCCTGGCCACCGCGCTGATGGTGCCCACGATCCTGCTGGTCGAGGGCGGGGGCGGGCCGGGCTACTCGCCATTGCAATGGTTGGTCGTGATCCTGTCGGGCGTGGTTGGCATTGCCGTGGCCGATACCTGGTATCTGCGCGCGTTGAACCTGATGGGGGCATCACGCACCGGAGTTGTCGCCAGCCTCTATTCGCCGTTCGTCATTCTGCTGTCGATCGGGTTTCTCGGCGAACGGCTTGTGTGGTGGCAGTACTTCGGCTTCGTGCTGGTTCTCGGTGGAATCCTGCTGGTGACCTGGCGCCAGAACCGGCGTGACGTCTCGCTGCAGGCCATTCAGCTCGGCGTGTCCTTCGGAGCGGGGGCCGTCTTGTTGATGGCCATTGGCATCGTCATGGTCAAGCCAGTTCTCGAGACCCAATCGTTCACCTGGACCATGGGCGTTCGGCTGGCGGCCGGATCAGTCGGTATGCTGCTGTTTCTGCGCCTGACCAGAGGCGGGAAAAGGAGCCTGATGCACTATCGCTCGTCGCAGCCGTGGCTCACCATCGTGATCGGAAGCCTGCTGGGCAGCTATGTTTCGATGATGCTCTGGCTGGCCGGCTACAAGTTGACCCAGGCCTCGGTTGCCGCGGTTCTCAACGAAACCGCTGCGGCCTTCATCGTGCTGTTTGCCTGGCTGTTTCTGGACGAGGAAATGAGCCCGCGGCGAATGGCCGGTATCGTGCTGACCTTCCTGGGCGTGGCGGTGATGGTGGGCCGATAA